In the Sphingomonas sp. LM7 genome, one interval contains:
- a CDS encoding DUF2231 domain-containing protein has protein sequence MATDNIPRPGVHPLHAILLAFPVALFPSGLAADIAYLKTAEIQWSNFAAWLIAGALLFAAPVLIWAVFSAIRWRRSPVGRRATAYLVALAVMWVLGLLNAFKHSADGWSSVGTAGLILSLLTSICAIAAAYLAYSRRPFPEVRS, from the coding sequence GTGGCGACCGACAACATACCCAGGCCCGGCGTACATCCGCTGCATGCCATCCTGCTCGCCTTTCCCGTCGCGCTGTTTCCCAGCGGCCTGGCAGCCGACATCGCCTATCTGAAGACTGCCGAAATTCAGTGGTCCAATTTTGCGGCGTGGCTGATCGCGGGTGCACTGCTGTTTGCAGCGCCAGTGCTGATCTGGGCTGTCTTCAGCGCAATTCGCTGGCGACGCAGCCCCGTCGGACGGCGGGCGACGGCGTATCTGGTCGCCCTGGCGGTGATGTGGGTGCTGGGCCTGCTCAATGCCTTTAAGCATAGCGCCGATGGCTGGAGCTCGGTCGGCACCGCTGGCCTCATTCTCTCGCTTTTGACGAGTATTTGCGCAATCGCTGCAGCCTATCTTGCATATTCGCGACGCCCTTTTCCGGAGGTGCGATCATGA
- a CDS encoding sorbosone dehydrogenase family protein, giving the protein MSAFTRFAPLALLVAVAACGSGTPRDQTGPNPDLPPRDQALLPPMNIARPTGWDGQLPTVPAGFRITALATDLKVPRQMLVLPNGDVLVAEGSGTSASPLRPKDVIAGYIKSLGKTPVKGGNRISLLRDADGDGRAETKTVFIDGLNAPYGLALVGSTLYVANQDALLAFPYVEGETSVTTPGREVTKLPSRVNHHWTKSLAANADGTRLYVGIGSNSNVGERGMAIEEDRAVIWEIDPMTGAHSVYASGIRNPTALAVDPWTRQLWSVVNERDELGAQLVPDYLTAVRPGAFYGWPYSYWGKNLDPRVHPQRSDMVARAVAPDYALGSHVAALGLSFAPGGNFPGLGDGAFVGEHGSWNRQDLAGYKVVWIPFANGRPSGKPRDIVTGFIAGGKARGRPVGVTFDARSGALLIADDLSNTVWRVTPAIAVQGFTPAPSATATRN; this is encoded by the coding sequence ATGAGCGCGTTCACCCGCTTCGCGCCTTTGGCACTCCTGGTCGCGGTCGCCGCATGCGGTTCCGGCACCCCGCGCGACCAAACCGGGCCCAATCCCGACCTCCCCCCACGCGACCAGGCGCTCCTGCCGCCGATGAACATCGCTCGGCCGACAGGTTGGGATGGTCAGCTGCCTACGGTGCCTGCGGGCTTTCGGATAACCGCGCTCGCCACGGACCTGAAGGTGCCGCGCCAGATGCTGGTCCTGCCCAATGGCGACGTTCTGGTCGCAGAGGGCTCAGGCACCAGTGCGTCGCCGTTGCGCCCCAAGGACGTGATCGCCGGCTATATCAAGAGCTTGGGCAAGACTCCGGTAAAGGGCGGCAATCGCATCAGCCTGTTGCGCGATGCGGATGGAGACGGTCGGGCCGAGACCAAGACCGTGTTCATCGACGGCCTCAACGCGCCCTATGGCCTCGCCCTCGTCGGCAGCACGCTCTACGTCGCCAATCAGGATGCGTTGCTGGCCTTCCCCTATGTCGAGGGTGAGACCAGCGTCACCACGCCCGGGCGGGAGGTGACGAAGCTCCCGTCCCGCGTGAACCATCATTGGACCAAATCCTTGGCCGCGAATGCGGACGGCACGCGCCTCTATGTCGGGATCGGCTCGAACAGCAATGTCGGCGAACGCGGCATGGCAATCGAGGAAGACCGGGCAGTTATCTGGGAGATCGACCCGATGACCGGCGCGCACAGCGTGTATGCGTCAGGCATACGCAACCCAACTGCCCTCGCCGTCGATCCCTGGACTCGCCAGCTGTGGTCCGTCGTGAACGAGCGCGACGAACTCGGCGCGCAGTTGGTGCCCGACTACCTCACCGCAGTCCGTCCCGGCGCCTTTTACGGCTGGCCCTATAGCTATTGGGGCAAAAACCTGGATCCGCGCGTGCATCCCCAGCGGTCCGATATGGTGGCACGCGCCGTCGCTCCCGATTATGCGCTGGGCTCGCACGTCGCCGCACTCGGCCTGAGCTTCGCACCGGGAGGCAATTTTCCTGGTCTGGGAGACGGCGCGTTCGTCGGCGAACATGGCAGCTGGAACCGACAGGATCTTGCCGGATACAAGGTCGTCTGGATTCCCTTTGCCAACGGGCGTCCGTCAGGCAAGCCGCGCGATATCGTTACCGGCTTCATTGCCGGGGGCAAGGCGCGCGGCCGGCCGGTCGGTGTTACGTTCGATGCGAGAAGCGGGGCGTTGCTTATCGCCGACGACTTGTCGAACACAGTGTGGCGCGTGACGCCGGCGATCGCCGTGCAAGGTTTCACTCCGGCCCCAAGCGCGACCGCGACACGTAACTAG
- a CDS encoding murein L,D-transpeptidase, whose translation MINMFLALVGLAGVAAGDAGQLTAARPTSELVPSAETVRVADWIAASGDNRALPYVIVDKANASLFLFDRKGKPLGTVPVLIGVAVGDDATPGIGSKNLAEIGPAEKTTPAGRFLARFGLAVGKERVLWVDYATSVALHPIPKGASARERRRQRMLSPTPDDNRITFGCINVPVAFYGKTIRPLFQKKGGYVYILPDTKPLEVVFPRLRVQAPMNGNTGR comes from the coding sequence ATGATCAACATGTTTCTGGCGCTCGTCGGTCTCGCGGGCGTTGCGGCGGGCGATGCGGGACAATTGACTGCGGCGCGGCCCACGTCCGAGCTCGTGCCTTCGGCGGAGACGGTCCGGGTTGCCGACTGGATCGCCGCGTCGGGTGACAACCGCGCCTTGCCCTACGTCATCGTCGACAAGGCGAATGCGTCGCTCTTCCTGTTCGATCGAAAGGGCAAGCCGCTCGGCACCGTGCCGGTGCTGATCGGCGTCGCCGTGGGGGATGATGCCACCCCGGGCATCGGCAGCAAAAATCTGGCCGAGATCGGCCCGGCGGAGAAGACCACCCCCGCCGGACGTTTCCTCGCCAGGTTCGGACTGGCGGTGGGCAAGGAAAGGGTGCTCTGGGTCGATTATGCCACGTCGGTGGCGCTCCACCCGATTCCCAAGGGTGCCAGCGCCAGGGAACGGCGGCGCCAGCGGATGCTGTCACCCACGCCGGACGACAACCGCATAACCTTTGGCTGTATCAACGTGCCCGTCGCCTTCTACGGCAAGACGATCCGCCCGCTGTTCCAGAAGAAAGGCGGCTATGTGTACATATTACCCGACACCAAGCCGCTGGAGGTGGTTTTCCCGCGCCTGCGCGTGCAGGCACCAATGAATGGCAACACAGGCCGATAG
- a CDS encoding LacI family DNA-binding transcriptional regulator, whose amino-acid sequence MTRSARPRSATIKDVAAKVGVSPMTVSRVINGQYGVGAETRAAVEDAIRALGYTPNVAARSLVTSAEPKIGVIYSNPSAAFMSDFLIGVFEEASARGVRLVLLKGEGGKPPAEPQLRDLAASGVSGFIVTPPLGESPAMLDLLRDTGLPMAAVGAHAVENAICVRIDDRRAAYEMTQHLIELGHRHLGFIIGNPDQAASAERLAGFHAAAREAGNIRTDVSQGDFSFASGLNAAEQLLDAGAMPSAIFASNDDMAAAVISVAHRRQLDVPQALTVVGFDDTPAAVMLWPPLTTVHQPVRQLASEALRILVAEIASADRSPAGRPDRVLEHTIVKRQSTAAVRPQYDGALPSAAE is encoded by the coding sequence GTGACACGAAGCGCGAGGCCCCGGAGCGCCACGATCAAGGACGTCGCGGCAAAGGTCGGCGTGTCTCCGATGACCGTGTCGCGCGTGATAAACGGGCAATATGGCGTGGGCGCCGAAACGCGCGCCGCCGTGGAGGATGCGATCCGCGCGCTCGGCTACACGCCGAACGTCGCAGCCCGCAGTCTCGTGACGTCGGCCGAGCCCAAGATCGGCGTGATCTATTCCAATCCCAGCGCCGCGTTCATGAGCGACTTCCTGATCGGCGTGTTCGAGGAAGCGTCCGCACGCGGGGTCCGCTTGGTTCTCCTCAAGGGCGAAGGCGGAAAGCCTCCGGCCGAGCCGCAGTTGCGCGACCTTGCTGCTTCCGGCGTGTCGGGCTTCATCGTGACGCCGCCGCTCGGCGAGTCCCCGGCGATGCTGGACCTGCTTCGCGACACGGGCCTGCCGATGGCCGCGGTGGGCGCGCACGCCGTGGAGAATGCGATCTGCGTGCGGATCGACGATCGCCGCGCTGCCTATGAGATGACGCAGCATCTGATCGAGCTTGGGCACCGGCATCTGGGCTTCATCATCGGCAATCCGGACCAGGCGGCGAGCGCGGAGCGGCTCGCCGGCTTCCACGCCGCCGCGCGCGAAGCGGGAAATATCCGCACCGATGTTTCGCAAGGCGACTTCAGTTTCGCCTCGGGGCTCAATGCGGCCGAGCAACTCCTCGATGCCGGCGCGATGCCCTCCGCGATCTTCGCGAGCAACGACGACATGGCGGCGGCCGTCATCTCGGTCGCGCACCGCCGCCAGCTCGACGTGCCGCAGGCCCTGACCGTCGTCGGATTCGACGATACTCCGGCGGCGGTGATGCTGTGGCCGCCGCTGACCACGGTCCACCAGCCTGTCCGCCAACTGGCCTCGGAAGCACTCCGCATCCTGGTCGCCGAGATCGCCTCCGCCGATCGTTCGCCCGCCGGGCGTCCCGATCGCGTGCTGGAACATACGATCGTCAAACGGCAGTCCACTGCGGCGGTGCGCCCGCAATATGACGGCGCCCTTCCGTCGGCGGCGGAGTAG
- a CDS encoding glycosyl hydrolase family 28-related protein, with the protein MYQRLIGACAALLALLVIQPAASQSVYVSRPDEPNAITVAGVGNGRADDSAALQQAIDKAADKGGGGIVFLPEGTWRITRTVYLWPGVRIFGVGAKRPVILLGANTPGFQRGVAHMLIFAGARPGGNPAQRGAVAFPPPGSVPFNKDVPDANSGTFYSALGNIDFRILDGNPAATAIRFHAAQHSFVSHAVFDIGSGLAGLYHVANEAEDLHFRGGRYGILAEKTSPAWPFALVDSTFEGQHDAAIREHEAGLTLVNVAFRNVPVGIEIDRGYGDWLWGQDVRFENVSKAGVIISNEDNVYTQVGFQNVLAANTPVFARFRDSGKAVKGVAAAYKVASFTYGLTLPGVGRMGSFKTEMQAEPLTALPVRPAPAIRALPPVSDWVSVRTLGAKGDDKTDDTAAIQKAIDSHRVVYLPTGFYRVSDTLRLRPDTVLLGLHPSLTQIVLPDGTPGYQAIGAPRALIESAHGGDAIVAGIGLDTNGANPRATALLWMAGANSMVNDVKFQGGHGTNRYDGSHVTPYNNNATADPDAARRWDGQYASLWVTSGGGGTFANIWSPSTFAHPGILISDTETPGRIIQASVEHHVRTEIGLNRVANWELLAAQTEGEAGESGDAVALEIRDSRNILIANFHGYRVTRTRKPAPAAVTLYNSHDIRFRNMHVNGESGLGTCDENGCATFLRLTKFPFDNALRDVTHGLDVREREFAVLDVPASPDRVKPSTLNGAKPEKLADGFHSLGGAAVDGQGKLYFIDRFFRRIWRWSGEGGLEIVRDAALDPVNLTVDRSGNLLVLSSYGRNGTVYSVRPDAPEQELTVIPATPAAARPDAAMVLPVNWWNNGEFRDQLDPRTYQFPTLAEMFARDVAAPKIREYVSPDGSVVLPASRVFQQGPPDHRGLRFSDSLDSYGFVQGKPGARVFVTNGSENRTYSGIVGVRGEITGLEPFADRGGGGVATDRKGRVFVANGQIFVYARDGRPTGQIDVPERPLQLVIGGKDGDTLFILTHHAVYRLALD; encoded by the coding sequence ATGTACCAGCGACTGATCGGGGCCTGTGCAGCGCTGCTCGCGCTCCTTGTGATCCAACCCGCGGCGTCGCAGTCGGTCTATGTCAGCCGGCCCGACGAGCCGAACGCGATCACGGTGGCGGGCGTCGGCAATGGCCGGGCGGATGACAGCGCGGCGCTCCAGCAGGCGATCGACAAGGCGGCGGACAAGGGCGGGGGCGGGATCGTCTTCCTGCCCGAAGGCACCTGGCGGATCACGCGTACGGTCTATCTCTGGCCCGGCGTGCGCATCTTCGGCGTCGGTGCGAAGCGTCCGGTCATCCTGCTCGGCGCCAATACCCCGGGGTTCCAGCGCGGTGTGGCGCATATGCTGATCTTCGCCGGCGCCCGGCCAGGCGGCAACCCGGCGCAGCGTGGTGCGGTCGCGTTCCCGCCGCCGGGCAGCGTACCGTTCAACAAGGACGTGCCGGACGCCAATTCGGGCACCTTCTATTCCGCGCTCGGCAACATCGATTTCCGCATCCTCGACGGCAATCCGGCGGCGACGGCGATCCGCTTCCATGCGGCCCAGCACAGCTTCGTCAGCCATGCCGTATTCGATATCGGCTCGGGTCTGGCGGGCCTGTACCACGTCGCCAACGAGGCCGAGGATTTGCATTTCCGCGGCGGGCGATACGGCATCCTTGCCGAGAAGACGTCACCCGCCTGGCCCTTCGCCCTGGTCGATTCGACTTTCGAGGGGCAGCACGACGCCGCGATCCGCGAGCATGAAGCAGGGCTGACACTGGTCAACGTTGCCTTCCGCAACGTCCCCGTCGGGATCGAGATCGACCGCGGCTATGGCGACTGGCTCTGGGGGCAGGATGTGCGTTTCGAGAATGTCTCGAAGGCCGGCGTGATCATCTCCAACGAGGACAATGTCTACACGCAGGTCGGCTTCCAGAATGTCCTTGCCGCCAACACGCCGGTGTTCGCGCGCTTCCGCGATAGCGGCAAGGCAGTGAAGGGCGTTGCCGCCGCCTATAAAGTCGCGTCGTTCACCTATGGACTGACGCTCCCCGGGGTCGGGCGCATGGGCAGTTTCAAGACCGAGATGCAGGCCGAGCCGCTTACGGCGCTGCCGGTGCGCCCGGCACCCGCGATCCGCGCGCTGCCGCCGGTTTCCGACTGGGTCAGCGTCCGCACGCTTGGCGCCAAGGGCGACGACAAGACCGACGATACCGCCGCGATCCAGAAGGCGATCGACAGCCACCGCGTCGTCTATCTGCCGACGGGCTTCTACCGGGTCAGCGATACGCTGCGCCTGCGCCCCGACACGGTGCTGCTCGGGCTGCATCCCAGCCTCACCCAGATCGTGCTGCCCGATGGGACGCCGGGCTATCAGGCGATCGGCGCGCCCCGGGCCCTGATCGAAAGCGCCCATGGCGGCGATGCGATCGTCGCCGGGATCGGCCTCGACACCAACGGCGCCAACCCGCGTGCCACCGCTTTGCTGTGGATGGCAGGCGCGAATTCGATGGTCAATGACGTCAAGTTCCAGGGCGGCCACGGCACCAACCGCTACGACGGCAGCCACGTAACCCCTTATAATAACAACGCGACTGCCGACCCAGATGCGGCGCGGCGCTGGGACGGCCAATATGCCAGCCTGTGGGTGACATCGGGCGGCGGCGGCACTTTCGCAAACATCTGGAGCCCGAGCACCTTCGCACATCCCGGCATCCTCATCTCCGATACCGAGACGCCCGGCCGGATCATCCAGGCCTCGGTCGAGCACCACGTCCGCACCGAGATCGGGCTCAACCGGGTCGCGAACTGGGAATTGCTCGCGGCGCAGACCGAAGGCGAGGCGGGCGAGAGCGGCGATGCCGTTGCCCTTGAGATACGCGACTCGCGCAACATCCTGATCGCCAATTTCCATGGCTATCGCGTCACCCGGACCCGCAAGCCGGCGCCTGCCGCAGTCACGCTCTACAACTCGCACGATATCCGCTTCCGCAACATGCATGTGAACGGCGAGAGCGGGCTCGGCACCTGCGACGAGAATGGCTGCGCGACATTCCTGCGGCTGACCAAATTCCCGTTCGACAATGCGCTCCGCGACGTTACCCACGGGCTGGACGTGCGCGAACGCGAATTCGCGGTGCTCGACGTCCCCGCCAGTCCCGATCGCGTGAAGCCGTCCACCTTGAACGGCGCTAAACCCGAGAAGCTCGCGGACGGCTTCCACTCCCTGGGCGGCGCCGCGGTCGACGGACAGGGGAAGCTTTATTTCATAGATCGCTTCTTTCGCCGCATCTGGCGCTGGTCCGGCGAAGGCGGTCTCGAAATCGTGCGCGACGCCGCGCTGGATCCGGTCAACCTGACCGTCGACCGGTCCGGAAATCTGCTTGTGCTGTCTTCCTATGGCCGCAACGGCACGGTCTACAGCGTCCGGCCGGACGCGCCCGAGCAGGAACTCACGGTGATCCCGGCAACGCCGGCCGCCGCCCGGCCCGATGCCGCGATGGTGTTGCCGGTCAATTGGTGGAACAACGGCGAGTTCCGCGACCAGCTGGATCCCCGCACCTATCAGTTCCCCACGCTGGCGGAGATGTTCGCGCGCGACGTGGCGGCGCCCAAGATCCGCGAATATGTCTCACCCGACGGCAGCGTCGTCCTGCCGGCATCGCGGGTGTTCCAGCAGGGGCCGCCGGACCATCGCGGCCTGCGCTTCTCGGACTCGCTCGACAGCTACGGCTTCGTCCAGGGCAAGCCGGGCGCGCGCGTCTTCGTGACCAACGGATCGGAGAACCGGACCTATAGCGGCATCGTCGGCGTGCGCGGCGAGATCACCGGGCTCGAGCCCTTCGCCGATCGCGGCGGGGGAGGGGTGGCGACCGACCGCAAGGGCCGGGTCTTCGTCGCGAACGGCCAGATATTCGTCTATGCGCGCGATGGCCGCCCGACCGGCCAGATCGACGTTCCGGAACGCCCGCTCCAGCTCGTGATCGGCGGCAAGGACGGCGATACCCTGTTCATCCTGACTCACCACGCAGTGTACAGGCTTGCGCTGGACTAA
- a CDS encoding TonB-dependent siderophore receptor produces the protein MKRIFALHRQRCGVSLTAIVAMALAGAAHAQTAPVPQEAEPVPQVEATPDAASEREGDIIVTGSRIIASGFTAPTPTTVIGEEQITANAQPNIFNTIAQLPSLQGSTGTATGTFSTSSGQQGLSSFSLRGLGAIRTLTLLDGQRVVGANVTGVPDISLFPQLLIKRVDIVNGGASASYGSDAVGGVVNFITDTRFAGFKGNVQGGMTTYGDNEQILAQAAWGGSFADDKLHVIVSGEYAHDGGVGPGNFGIDLAGKRDWHLASTLLNTGQTNNGLPQFNYRDYAQPYQYALYGLINNGPLQGIAFDVNGAPYNFNYGSGGAPLGNGRVSNCFPGNSFCVGGDLSGAVGSGASLASELQRVTGFYRIGYDFAPNNEFYVTVSAAQVKTNNQPSPGYNRPNLTVQCANPYLPQLVRDRCTTAGITNFNFGSSNGAFPSPHVFTDRRQFRFVGGLKGKFGVGGGDWNYDAYYAHGVTLSDIDVNDIVLQNRYVAATNAVTLNGAIVCADPVARAAGCQPINIFGGFAPSQAALAYVTPANGPFQHTRLTQDVASVNLSGNLFDLWAGPLTLAFGGEYRHEFYEVNADAYGAGVSALSPNNAAYPADPLLNAPLGSNWAAGNYKNGRGAYDVYEGFAELNLQLFDGGGIGRANLNGAGRVTHYSTSGTVWAWKIGGTWDTPLDGFRLRAVTSRDVRAPNLSELFAAPTVTTLPNFANPFPPAGAVQAFQNTVGNPALKPEIARNTEIGAVYANPSWLPGLSLSFDYYSIKLDGVVSTLSADQIVRFCFEGNQAFCGGFVLNSPIQGGNFINVQPFNLASWKTSGFDIEASYRWSRPLGLPGAFTVRALGTHIREFVVDAGVAGVDRVDQAGANTGNTPDWKWLAIQTYDNDDFSFTVQERWFSDGVFGNQYVVCTSACPASTGNHPTIDRNFMKGAFYVDVGGTYNVTSNVKFYFKVDNLFDHDPEPSPQTNTGLDVNPALYDTLGRTYRAGIRFNF, from the coding sequence ATGAAGCGGATTTTCGCACTTCATCGCCAGCGCTGCGGCGTAAGCCTGACGGCGATCGTCGCCATGGCGCTAGCCGGGGCCGCGCATGCCCAGACCGCGCCGGTGCCGCAGGAGGCGGAGCCCGTGCCGCAGGTCGAAGCCACGCCCGACGCCGCGTCCGAGCGCGAAGGCGATATCATCGTCACCGGATCGCGCATCATCGCCAGCGGGTTCACGGCGCCTACGCCGACCACGGTGATCGGCGAGGAGCAAATCACTGCCAACGCACAGCCCAATATCTTCAATACGATCGCGCAGCTGCCGTCGTTGCAAGGTTCGACGGGCACTGCGACGGGCACGTTCAGCACGTCGAGCGGGCAGCAGGGCCTGAGCTCCTTCTCGCTGCGCGGCCTGGGCGCGATCCGGACGCTGACGCTGCTCGACGGCCAGCGTGTCGTCGGCGCGAACGTTACCGGCGTGCCCGACATCAGCCTGTTCCCGCAGCTGCTGATCAAGCGCGTCGACATCGTCAACGGCGGCGCCTCGGCATCCTATGGCTCGGACGCGGTCGGCGGCGTGGTGAACTTCATCACCGACACGCGCTTCGCGGGCTTCAAGGGCAATGTCCAGGGCGGCATGACCACCTATGGCGACAACGAGCAGATCCTCGCCCAGGCCGCTTGGGGCGGGTCCTTTGCCGATGACAAGCTCCATGTGATCGTGAGCGGCGAATATGCGCATGACGGCGGTGTCGGCCCGGGCAATTTCGGGATCGATCTCGCCGGCAAGCGCGACTGGCACCTCGCCTCGACCCTGCTCAACACCGGGCAGACCAACAACGGCCTGCCGCAATTCAACTATCGCGATTACGCGCAGCCCTATCAATATGCGCTCTACGGGCTGATCAACAACGGCCCGCTCCAGGGCATCGCCTTCGACGTCAACGGCGCGCCGTACAATTTCAATTACGGCTCGGGTGGCGCGCCACTCGGCAATGGCCGGGTGAGCAACTGCTTCCCCGGCAACAGCTTCTGCGTCGGCGGCGACTTGTCGGGGGCGGTCGGCTCGGGCGCGTCGCTGGCGTCGGAGCTCCAGCGCGTCACCGGCTTCTACCGGATCGGTTATGATTTTGCGCCGAACAACGAATTCTACGTCACCGTCAGCGCAGCGCAGGTGAAGACCAACAACCAGCCGAGCCCGGGCTACAACCGCCCCAACCTGACGGTCCAGTGCGCGAACCCCTATCTGCCGCAGCTTGTCCGCGATCGCTGCACCACCGCGGGGATCACCAACTTCAACTTCGGGTCGAGCAACGGCGCATTTCCTAGCCCCCACGTCTTTACCGACCGGCGCCAGTTTCGCTTCGTCGGCGGGCTCAAGGGTAAGTTCGGCGTGGGTGGCGGCGACTGGAATTATGACGCCTATTATGCGCACGGCGTCACCCTTTCCGACATCGACGTCAACGACATCGTCTTGCAGAACCGGTATGTCGCGGCGACCAACGCAGTCACGCTGAACGGCGCGATCGTCTGTGCCGATCCGGTGGCGCGCGCGGCGGGATGCCAGCCGATCAACATCTTTGGCGGGTTCGCGCCGTCTCAGGCGGCGCTCGCGTATGTCACGCCGGCCAATGGTCCGTTCCAGCACACCAGGCTCACTCAGGACGTCGCCAGCGTCAACCTCTCGGGCAATCTGTTCGATCTGTGGGCGGGCCCGCTGACGCTCGCGTTCGGCGGTGAATATCGCCACGAATTCTACGAGGTGAATGCCGACGCTTATGGCGCCGGGGTCAGCGCGCTCAGCCCGAACAACGCCGCCTATCCGGCAGACCCGCTGCTCAACGCGCCGCTGGGCAGCAACTGGGCGGCCGGCAACTACAAGAACGGCCGCGGCGCCTATGACGTGTACGAGGGCTTCGCCGAGCTCAACTTGCAGCTGTTCGATGGCGGCGGGATCGGCCGCGCGAACCTGAACGGTGCGGGCCGCGTGACGCATTACAGCACGTCGGGCACCGTCTGGGCATGGAAGATCGGCGGCACCTGGGATACGCCGCTCGACGGCTTCAGGCTGCGCGCGGTGACCTCGCGCGACGTGCGTGCGCCGAACCTGTCCGAGCTGTTCGCCGCGCCGACCGTGACGACGCTGCCGAACTTTGCCAATCCGTTCCCGCCCGCCGGCGCGGTGCAGGCGTTCCAGAACACGGTCGGCAATCCTGCGCTCAAGCCGGAGATCGCGCGCAACACCGAAATCGGCGCGGTCTATGCCAATCCGTCGTGGCTGCCCGGGCTCAGCCTGTCGTTCGACTATTACAGCATCAAGCTGGACGGCGTGGTCTCGACGCTGTCGGCGGACCAGATCGTTCGCTTCTGCTTCGAGGGCAACCAGGCGTTCTGCGGCGGATTCGTGCTCAACAGCCCGATCCAGGGCGGCAATTTCATCAACGTCCAGCCGTTCAATCTCGCCTCGTGGAAGACCAGCGGGTTCGATATCGAGGCGAGCTACCGGTGGAGCAGGCCGCTGGGCCTGCCCGGCGCCTTTACCGTACGCGCGCTCGGCACGCATATCCGCGAGTTTGTCGTCGACGCGGGCGTTGCCGGGGTCGATCGGGTCGATCAGGCCGGCGCCAATACCGGCAACACGCCCGACTGGAAGTGGCTGGCGATACAGACCTACGATAACGACGATTTCAGCTTCACCGTCCAGGAGCGCTGGTTCTCCGACGGCGTGTTCGGCAATCAATATGTCGTCTGCACCTCGGCGTGCCCTGCATCGACCGGCAACCACCCGACGATCGACCGCAACTTCATGAAGGGCGCCTTCTATGTCGATGTCGGCGGGACGTACAACGTGACCTCGAATGTCAAATTCTACTTCAAGGTCGATAATCTGTTCGATCACGATCCCGAACCGTCGCCGCAGACCAATACCGGGCTCGACGTCAATCCGGCGCTCTACGATACGCTGGGCCGGACTTATCGCGCCGGTATCCGCTTCAACTTCTGA